The genomic interval GCTCTCGGTGCCTTCGGCGGGCGCGCTGACCGCTCGTGCTGCAGCATCCGGTGGGCGATACGTAGAGACCGGTCTGGAAGGCACCACCGAGGTAATCGCGTGTTTGTAGACCAGCTGAGTGGGCTTGCCCGGGCTATCAAGCAACACCGTAAAGGCATCGAACCCGCGAACCAACCCGCGTAGTTGCACGCCTCCAATCAGATAGATGGTGACGGCAATGTTCTCTTTGCGCACCTGGTTTAAAAAAACATCTTGCAAGTTAATTTGAGTCTTCGCCATGTCTTGGGCTCCCCTCCATCCCAAAATCCATCAAGTGTGTTCTTGCTCGCTTCGCAGTCTGTGCAGTATTTGCCTCGCTGTCTCTTCCGCACCTTGCGAAGCGTCTATCCATTCGATCTGCTTGTCGGCGCGGAACCATGTTAATTGACGCTTGGCAAACCGTCTTGTTTCACGTTGTATCCGCGCGATGGCTTCTGAAAGCTCCCATCGCCCCTGCACCACCTGCACCAGCTCCCCATAGCCCAGCGAGCGCATCGCAGGCAGATTGGGAGCGTAACCCGCTTCCAGCAGGCGGCGTACCTCATCCAGCCAACCCTGAGAAATCATCCGCTCCACTCGCTCGTTGATGCGCCGGTACAGCAGTTCACGAGGCATGGTCAGACCGAAGCGGCGCACCCTGCCTACCTCTGCAGGAGGCTGACAACGCTGCCACTCGGAAATAGGACGCCCCGTGAGCTGATAGACCTCCAGCGCGCGAATGATGCGCACCGCATCGTTCGGGTGGATGCGCGACGCCGCAAGCGGGTCCACCTCCTTCAGCCGCGCGTGGAGGACCGCACTGCCCTCTCGTTTTGCTTCCTGCCACAACTGCTGGCGCAGCGTCTCGTTTGCAGCAGCAGGCGGGATGTGGAAGCCGTCCAACAGCGCCTTCACATACAGCCCCGTGCCTCCAACCACCAGTGGCAACGAGCCACGCTGCCGTATCTGCCGAATCGCCTCCAGTGCCATCTGCTGAAACCTTGCTACACTGAAGGGTTCGTCAGGGTTGCAGACATCGATGAGGTGGAAGCGCACGCGCTGCTGCTGCTCTGGCGTGGGCTTGGCGGTACCGATATCCATCCCGCGATAGACCGCCATGCAGTCCGCAGAGATAATCTCTCCGCCCAGCGCTTCCGCTAACAGGATGCCCACCTCCGTCTTGCCGGTCGCGGTGGGTCCCACTACTGCCAGAACATCAGGCAGGAAGTCTCTCATTGGCTCCGAGCTTCTCAGAGTGTGGCTGTGGCGTACGCCCTTGCAACTTGACAAGGTACAAAACGCTTGCGCAACCCAGTATACCATAAGCACAGGCTGACCTGCAAGATGACCAAAAGGTTCCGCCTTCCCGCGTATCAGCCTGTGAAAGGTGTCTTCCAACATCATAGCGAAGACATAAAAGCGTCGCTGTTCCTTCCAGCGGGCAGGCAGGTGGAGTGTGGTCGGCTCACCCGGAGGTTCGCCATCCGAACAGCGCGCATGACGGGACACGACCGTGCCACAGACTTCGACCTGAATGCAGTGGTCATGGAGGAGGGTAGATATCCATGATGTGGTTCACGAGAATTTTCATCCTTGCCAAAACCCTGGTTGGCTTATCCTGTGCGCTCGCGCAGGCTCAGGTCGCCAGAATGGAGGTGGATGCCACCGCACCGGGCACACCCATCAGTCCCGTGTTGTGGGGCATCTTCTTTGAGGAGATTAACCACGCAGGCGATGGCGGAATCTATGCCGAACTGGTACGCAACCGCTCCTTCGAGGACGCGACGGTGCCGCGGGCGTGGAGACTGGCTGAGGACAGCCCTGGTAAGTCCCGCATCGCCATAGATACTTCACGCCCCCTTAACGACAGTAACACGCGCAGCCTGCGCTGGGAGATCGACGAGGGCACGCCGAAGGTCAGCCTCATCAACGAGGGCTACTGGGGCATCTCCGTGCAAAGGGGTAAGCGGTACCGCCTGTCCTTTTACGCTCGCAGGGACGAACGTTTCCGGGGTGGCTTGACCTTCCACCTGCAAGGAGCAAACGGACAGGTGTACGCTCAGCACACGGTGCGTGGACTCGCTACGGACTGGAAGCGATTCACGGCAACACTGACCTCACGTGCGACAGACCCCAAAGCGCGGCTGGTCGTCACCGCCGAGTCACCGGGCGCTGTGTGGCTGGACATGGTTTCGCTGATGCCGGAGGACACCTTTAAGGGACGCCCCAACGGACTGCGCAAAGACCTGGCGCAGATGCTGGCAGACCTCAAACCGTCGTTCCTGCGCTTTCCCGGCGGCTGTTTCGTGGAAGGCGACCGCATGAGGAACGCCCTGCGCTGGCGAGATACACTGGGCGACATCGCCGAACGCCCCTCGCGCTGGTGTGTATGGGGTTATACCACCACACAGGGCTTGGGGTTACACGAATACCTGCAGATGAGCGAAGACCTCGGCGCCGAGCCGATTCTGGTGGTTAACTGCGGGATGGCGTGCCAGTACCGCAACGGTGACGTCGCGCCAATGGAACAGCTGGATGAGTGGATAGAGGATGCTCTTGCCGCCATCGAATACGCCATCGGACCCCCCAGCAGCAAGTGGGGCGCGTTGCGGGCGAGGAACGGGCACCCCAAACCTTTCCCTCTGCGCTTTGTAGAGGTGGGCAACGAGAACTGGGGACCGGCATACGAGGAGCGATACGCCCGCTTCTACGACGCCATCAAGGCGCGCTTCCCGCAAATTCAAATCATCGCCACCGCGCCCGTGCGTAGCCGCCCGATGGATGTGCTGGACGAACACTTCTATTCCAGCGCGGACTGGTTCATTTCGCAGGCGAACCGCTACGACCGATACGACCGCAAGGGACCCAAGATTTTCGTGGGCGAGTATGCGGTCACCCGGGACTGCGGGACGGGCAACCTGCGCGCGGCGATTGGTGAAGCCGCGTTCATGACCGGCATCGAACGCAACGGGGATATCGTGGTGATGGCGGCTTACGCCCCGCTGTTTGTCAATGTCAACGCGCGCCAGTGGAACCCCGACCTGATTGGTTTCGACAGCTCGCGCGTCTACGGCACGCCTTCCTACTACGTGCAGAAGCTGTTCAGCCACTATCGGGGCACACATGTTTTGCCCCTGAAGATGGACGCGCCCGCAATGGCGGTTCCAGAATCGCGTGGGGCGATAGGAGTGGGAACCTGGCAAACGCAGGCGGAGTACCGAGACGTCACAGTGACGCACAACGGACAGACCCTGTTTGCCGCCGATTTCACGCAGGGAGCGACGGGCTGGCGCGTGGTGCGCGGCGACTGGCAGGTGGTGGACGGTGCCTATCGTCAGAACGGATTGGCTACCGATTGCCGCGTGGTGGCGGGTGACCCCTACTGGAGGGACTACACCCTGAGCCTGCGCGCGCGCAAGCTCGGCGGGGCGGAAGGCTTCCTCATCATGTTCCGCGTGCGCGATGATGATAACTGGTACTGGTGGAACATTGGCGGATGGGGTAACTCCAAACACGCCGTCGAACAATGCATTGCCGGAGGCAAAAGCATCGTGAGCAGCGAGGTGCCCGGCAGTATTGAAACCGGGAGATGGTACGATATCCGCATCGAGGTGCAGGGTACACGCATTCGATGCTATCTGGACGGCAAGCTGATACACGACTTCGAGGAGAAACCGCTACCTGTCCTGTATACGGTGGCAAGCCGCAACCACCGAACCCGTGAGGTCATTCTCAAAGTGGTGAACGTTTCCGACCGGGCGGTGGAGTCCGAGATTCGCCTACAGGGCGTACCCTCCCTACAGCCTGCGGGGAAAGTCATCCAGTTAACGAGCGACAGTCTGGACGACGAGAACTCGCTGGACAACCCCACGCGCGTTGCGCCGGTGGAAAGCACGCTGAGAGGGGTCGCTCCGCAGTTCCGGTATACCTTCCCCAAACACTCGCTAACGGTGATAGTGCTGAAGGAGAAGTAGCGGGAGACATCCTGTTCTTCCTGTCATTCAGAGAGGTGCGCACCCCCCTTCCCGACAGGGGAAGGGGGGTGAGGGAAACTGGTTTACACCTTCTTACCCGCCCAGAGCACGGCGTTATACAGAATGCGGCGCACGACAGGGTGGAAGTAGGTGGGCATGGTCTCATGCCCGGGGCGGAAATAGAACACGCGACCAATACCCTCGCCCTGCCCCACACCGCCGCCGGGTCCCGAGGTGAAGTTCGGGTCTATCCCTTTACCCACCGTCCAGCACAAGCCGGAGGGGAAGGTCTCACCGCCCAGCGGGAAGTAGGACTGCAATACCACCACCAGCGGCGGCGGCACATCAAAAGGCGCACCATACATCTCCTCGCCGTTGAGCACGAAGTCCTCCACACCCTTCGCAATCGGGTGCCAGGGAGCGCACACGCGGATGTGTTCGTCTTCCGGCGGGTCGTTCTCGCGCCAGCCGCCCTTCAGGTGACCGGTACAGTTCAACACCGCGCGGAAAGGCTTGGAATAGTGCGCGGAGTGCAGGGCGACCAATCCCATGCCCTCTTGCTGAACGCGCTGCGCAACACGTGCTGCCAGCTCGTCTTTCACCTCGCCATGCCGGGCGTGTCCCCACCACATCAGCACGTCGGTGTTCGCCAGCAGGTCGGCAGGGCAGCCCTGTTCCGGTTCGTCCAGATTGGCGGTGCGCACCTCCAGCACACCCTCTTTGTCCAGTTCTCGCAACCCTTCCGCCACCGCGCCGTTGATGCTGCTGGGATATACGGCTTTGGGCGCGTGCGGCGGATTCTCATCCCATACCAGAACACGCAGTTTGCTCATCTTCTCCTCCATCGCACTGTCGTTTCTCAGGCATCTTCGCCCATTATCTCTTTACGGGTGATCTCACGCCCTTCCTGCACCGAGCGATAACCTGCTTCAATCAGCGCGACCACCTGCAGGTTATGCCTGCCGCTGCACAGATACGGTTTGCCCTCGTCCAGAGAGCGGATGTAGTGCAGCATCGCGTTGCCAAAGGCGTCAGGGGACCACTTGCCCTGAAAGCGGGGACGCAGCTCCGCCGGTGGTTCGGCGGTAACAATGACGAACCCCTCGCTCGTGCCGGTAATCGCACCTTTATCGCCCTGAATCACTACTTCCTCTACCATGTGCGGGCGAGGCAGGTGTCCGCGATAGCTCCAGTTGTTGATGATACACGCCTGCATGCCGTTCTCGAAGCGGATGTTCATCACGTTCCACGTATCGCCAACGATGCCCGTTTGCGACGGGTCGCGCCCCATGATGGCGTATGCACTGCGCCAGCTGCCAAACCAGTGCACCACCAGCGCGAGGTGATGCACACCCATGTCGCTGAGAACCCATCGCTCTTGTTTACCGTAAAAAACGTGCCCGCTCAGGTCAAACCAGTTGCGGTTCTCAATCTGGCAATAGTAGGGCGTGCCGATGATGCCCTCGCGCAGATACCGTTCCATCACCCGAAAACCAGGCACGAACACCGAGTTCTGGTTCACCATCAGCGGGATACCCGCTTCCTCCGCAATGGCGACCAGCTGACGTGCGTTCTCGTAGTACTGCTCCAGCGGCTTCTGCACAAACAACGCTTTGCCATACTTCGCTGCCCAGCGGAAAATCGGCTCGCGCACGTGCAGAAAATGGGGCGCCGCTACATCCACAATCCTCACTTCGGGGTGGGCAATCAGCGACTCCACATCGGTAGTCGCGATGGGCAATTCCCACTTCGCCTGCATCAGTTTCACCCGCTCGGGGTCAATGTCGGCTCCGCCCACTACCTTCAGCCCCAGATTCCGATAGGCGGTCAGGTGCGTGTTGGCGATGCCGCCCAATCCCACAATGCCTATACCCCACTGTTCATACACCATCTGCGTCTACCCCCTGACCAATATCCGTGATACTCTTGCTATCCAGAGCGTTCCGCGTTCTTGCTGGCGATTCCTGCCGTGCAGGAAAAGGCATCCTCTTGCTCGAAATCAGGTGGCAGGAGGTGTGACAGGGCGATGAATCTCTTCGAAATGCTTTTACAAACCACGCAGCGCAATCCTGAACAGACCGCACTGATCTTCCGTGACAAGCCTATCTCTTACGGGCAGCTGCTCGGCGCGGTGAGCGGCGTCGCTAAAGGGTTCAAAGAGCTCGGTGTGGAGAAGGGCGACCGCGTGGCGATACTGTTGCCCAACGTGCCACAGTTTGTGATGGCGTACTACGCCTGTCAGGCGCTTGGGGCAATCGCCGTGCCTGCCAATCCCCTGCTCAAGCCCGATGAGCTGCGCTACATCTACAACGATGCGGGCGTCAAGCTGGCTGTGACCATCCCCCTCCTCGCCGATGTCCTGCGCGCAGTGAAGCCACAGGTAGCCTCTCTGCAGCACCTGCTGATGGCGGGTGGTGAGGCTCCCGACTTTTTGCCCTTCGATGCGTTGTGGCAGCAGCAGGCTCCCGTGCCCACTCCGCCCGAGTTCAACCCGCGCGAGCATCCCGCCGTGTTCCTCTACACCTCTGGCACCACTGGCTTTCCCAAAGGGTGCATGCTCAGCCACCGCAACCTGATCGCCAACTGCGAATCGTGCGTGCCGGTGCTGGAAATGTCGCCTCAGGACAACTTCTTGACAGTGCTTCCACTCTTCCACGCCTTCGCGGGCACGGTGTGTATGCACCTGTCCATCTATGTCGGGTGCAGCAGCACCCTGCTGGAACGGTTCAGCCCCGACGGCGCGCTGGAAGCCATCGAAAAGCACCGCTGCACCATCTTCCCCGCGGTGCCCACCATGTTCGCCGCCATCCTGCACTTCCCGCTACCGCGCGAGTACGATTTGTCTTCATTGCGCGTGTGCGTCTCCGGCGGCGCACCCATGCCCGTCGCGGTGATGGAAGCGTTCGAGAAGCGATTCAATGTGGTGATTTTGGAAGGCGACGGACCCACCGAGTGCTCGCCGGTGACGGCGGTGAACCCGCTGAAGGGCGTACGCAAGCCGGGCAGTATCGGCTTGCCGATTCCGGGCGTCGAGATGAAAATCTTCGACGACAACGATATCGAGGTTCCGGTCGGCGAGCTGGGCGAGATTGTGGTGCGCGGCGAGAACGTGATGCTAGGCTACTACAATCAGCCTGAAGCCACCGCCGAAGCCATGCGCAGCGGCTGGTACCATACGGGCGACATCGGCAAGGTAGACGAGGACGGCTACTTCTACATCGTGGATCGCAAGAAGGACATGATTATCGTGGGCGGGCTGAACGTCTACCCGCGCGAGGTGGAAGAGGTGTTGCACACGCATCCGGCGGTGGCAGAAGCAGCGGTAGTGGGTGAATACGACGAACTGCGCGGCGAGGAACCGGTCGCCTATGTGGTGCTCAAACCCGGTGCAGAAGCCACCGAACGGGAGATTATCCGCTACTGCCGCGAGCGGCTGGCGAATTTCAAGGTGCCCCGGCGCGTGATATTCCGGGAATCGCTGCCCAAGTCCGCCACGGGCAAAATCCTGAAGCGTCTGCTGCGCAAAGAGCTGGAACAGGAGCAGGGCGCGAGCGCAGGATGATTGGTACCTTTATCAACACCGCCACGGTGGTTATCGGCACGGGCGTGGGCTTGACGGCGCGACGTTTCCTCAAGCCCCGCCTGCGCGAGACCACCATGCAAATCATCGGCTTGATGACGCTGATGATTGGCGTGCAGATGAGCCTCAGCGAGAAGAACCCCCTGCTGCCGCTGGCAAGCCTGCTCATCGGCGCGATGATTGGCGAGGCACTAGATATCGAAGGCAGGCTGGACGCCCTCGGCAACTCGTTGCAGAGACGTTTTAGCAACGAAGGCGGAAGCACCTTCAGTCAGGCGTTCGTCAGCACCAGTATCCTGTTCTGCGTTGGACCGATGACTATCATGGGATGCATTCAGGATGGTTTGCGCGGTGACTACAGCCTGTTGCTGGTGAAGAGCCTGCTGGATGGGGTCTCGGCTGCCTTCTTCACCGCCGCACTGGGCTGGGGGGTGTTGTTTTCGGCAGGCACGGTGCTGGTGGTACAGGGTGCGCTGACACTGGGGGCAGGCTGGGTGGGTAGCGTGCTGACCGAACCGATGAAAAACACCATGGTTTCCACGGGCGGCTTGATGATGCTGGGGCTGGGCATTCGGTTGCTGAATCTGCGCCAGATTCCGGTGGCAAACTTCCTGCCCGCACTGGTGGTTGCGCCGCTGCTGGTGTGGCTGGTCAGTTTGTGGCGTTAGTCAGCCTGCCGGAGGGTTCGCCTTGCAGCAGGCGAACAATTGCCCGCCGGAAAGTTTCGAAGTCGCGTTCACCGTCCCAGCGATAACGGATGCGCCCCTGCGCGTCAATCAAGTAGGTGACCGGCACGCCCTGTATCCAGTATCCGGAGACGATCGCTGGAGTAGCCAGCGCCTGGGGATAAGTGAGGTTGAACTTCTTGACCCACTCGCGCACCGCACGTTCGCCCTGTGTTTCGTTGACCGCTATGCCTAACATCGCCAGCTGGCTTTCGGGGAACGCCTCCCGCACGCGCACCAGCTCGGGCATCTCGGCTTCGCAGGGGGCACACCACGTGCCGTAAAAATGGAGCAACAGTAGCTTTCCCCGATAGTCCGTGAGACGTTTTCGGGAGTCGTCGATGGTGGTCACTCGGAGAGCTGGGGCGGGGTCCGTACGGGTCGGGTGGATAGGGGATACAGTTGCCCAACGTATTTCTTTTTCCCAGCGCGACTGCTGCTTTGCCCACCATTGTTTCCACTGGCGAATGACTTCCTGCCGCTTCGCAGGCGGGTCGGAGATTCTGGCGAAGTAAGGCATTCCCGTCAACTTGCGCAACACTCCCAGCGCGAAGAACCGCACGGTGGCGTCCCTGTCATCCAGCAAGGGTATCACCGCCGGGATGAAGCGCTTTTCGTTGGCGAAGCGCAGCTGGCTGATAGCGGCGCGGCGAATATCTACATCGTCATCCTTCAGTCCTGCCAGTAACAAGCGCATTCCCTTCTCCCTGTCCATCCGCCACAGAGATTCCATCGCGCGTCGGCGTAACGACGAGTAGTTGTCTTCCATCGCGGTTTCCAGCAAGGGAAACGCTTCCCGCACCTTCCAGTCCTCTATCGCTTCCACTGCGGCGAGGCGTATGAGGGGGTTGGGGCTGCGCAACAGCTCGCGAGCCAGCCTGGCGCGTTCTGCACTGGACAAAGGTGCCATCCTGTCCGCTACCTTCACGGCGGTCTCCTCCGCAGTGGGCAACGGCAGATTCTCGCTTTGGCGACTGGCAATGAAAGGGTACGCCATCACAAAAATCACCGCCAGCGCCGCCATGATAACCAGTGCTCCCCAAAAGGGATGCACTTTCTGAGACTGTTTCTCGCCGTCGGCGCCCGATGATGAGGGATGAGCCATATTGAACCTCAGGTCTTACGTCACTGTCCGGGTTATCTGATTGGTATCGATACTACCACATTTTGGCGCGGGATGTAAACAATTCAGCCGCCCCCTCTTCAGCGACTCCGTATCCATTTGACACGGGCAGGAAGGCACAGTACAATAAGGCTCAGCATGGCTCAAGAGACCCACAAGGTGGCGCGGGCGGCGGCGGTGATGATGGTGGCGATTTTCGTCAGCCGCGTGTTGGGGCAGCTGCGCGACACCGCCATCGCCGCGTGGTTCGGGCAGAACGCCTATACCGACGTGTATCGGGCGGCGTTCTCCATTCCCGATTTGTTGTTCTTCCTCATCGCGGGCGGCGCGCTTTCCTCCTCCTTCGTACCGGTATTCACCGAATACCTCACGCGCGGTCAGGAAGAGGAGGCGTGGAAGGTCTTTTCGGTGGTAGCCACCTTCATGACGCTGGTCGTCACGGGCTTGGTGCTCATCGGCGAGGTTTTCGCACGTCAGCTGGTCCCGCTAATTGCGCCCGGTTTTGAGCCGTGGCAGCTGGACATGACCGCCTCACTGACGCGCATCGTCCTGCCCGCGCAAATCTGTTTCTTCTTGGGTGGTCTGATAATGGCAACGCTGTATGTGCGTGGGCATTTTCTGGTTCCTGCGCTGGGT from Bacillota bacterium carries:
- a CDS encoding ThuA domain-containing protein is translated as MSKLRVLVWDENPPHAPKAVYPSSINGAVAEGLRELDKEGVLEVRTANLDEPEQGCPADLLANTDVLMWWGHARHGEVKDELAARVAQRVQQEGMGLVALHSAHYSKPFRAVLNCTGHLKGGWRENDPPEDEHIRVCAPWHPIAKGVEDFVLNGEEMYGAPFDVPPPLVVVLQSYFPLGGETFPSGLCWTVGKGIDPNFTSGPGGGVGQGEGIGRVFYFRPGHETMPTYFHPVVRRILYNAVLWAGKKV
- the miaA gene encoding tRNA (adenosine(37)-N6)-dimethylallyltransferase MiaA, translated to MRDFLPDVLAVVGPTATGKTEVGILLAEALGGEIISADCMAVYRGMDIGTAKPTPEQQQRVRFHLIDVCNPDEPFSVARFQQMALEAIRQIRQRGSLPLVVGGTGLYVKALLDGFHIPPAAANETLRQQLWQEAKREGSAVLHARLKEVDPLAASRIHPNDAVRIIRALEVYQLTGRPISEWQRCQPPAEVGRVRRFGLTMPRELLYRRINERVERMISQGWLDEVRRLLEAGYAPNLPAMRSLGYGELVQVVQGRWELSEAIARIQRETRRFAKRQLTWFRADKQIEWIDASQGAEETARQILHRLRSEQEHT
- a CDS encoding HEAT repeat domain-containing protein, translated to MAHPSSSGADGEKQSQKVHPFWGALVIMAALAVIFVMAYPFIASRQSENLPLPTAEETAVKVADRMAPLSSAERARLARELLRSPNPLIRLAAVEAIEDWKVREAFPLLETAMEDNYSSLRRRAMESLWRMDREKGMRLLLAGLKDDDVDIRRAAISQLRFANEKRFIPAVIPLLDDRDATVRFFALGVLRKLTGMPYFARISDPPAKRQEVIRQWKQWWAKQQSRWEKEIRWATVSPIHPTRTDPAPALRVTTIDDSRKRLTDYRGKLLLLHFYGTWCAPCEAEMPELVRVREAFPESQLAMLGIAVNETQGERAVREWVKKFNLTYPQALATPAIVSGYWIQGVPVTYLIDAQGRIRYRWDGERDFETFRRAIVRLLQGEPSGRLTNATN
- a CDS encoding Gfo/Idh/MocA family oxidoreductase, with amino-acid sequence MVYEQWGIGIVGLGGIANTHLTAYRNLGLKVVGGADIDPERVKLMQAKWELPIATTDVESLIAHPEVRIVDVAAPHFLHVREPIFRWAAKYGKALFVQKPLEQYYENARQLVAIAEEAGIPLMVNQNSVFVPGFRVMERYLREGIIGTPYYCQIENRNWFDLSGHVFYGKQERWVLSDMGVHHLALVVHWFGSWRSAYAIMGRDPSQTGIVGDTWNVMNIRFENGMQACIINNWSYRGHLPRPHMVEEVVIQGDKGAITGTSEGFVIVTAEPPAELRPRFQGKWSPDAFGNAMLHYIRSLDEGKPYLCSGRHNLQVVALIEAGYRSVQEGREITRKEIMGEDA
- the hfq gene encoding RNA chaperone Hfq, which gives rise to MAKTQINLQDVFLNQVRKENIAVTIYLIGGVQLRGLVRGFDAFTVLLDSPGKPTQLVYKHAITSVVPSRPVSTYRPPDAAARAVSAPAEGTESTETPSETA
- a CDS encoding carbohydrate binding domain-containing protein, which produces MMWFTRIFILAKTLVGLSCALAQAQVARMEVDATAPGTPISPVLWGIFFEEINHAGDGGIYAELVRNRSFEDATVPRAWRLAEDSPGKSRIAIDTSRPLNDSNTRSLRWEIDEGTPKVSLINEGYWGISVQRGKRYRLSFYARRDERFRGGLTFHLQGANGQVYAQHTVRGLATDWKRFTATLTSRATDPKARLVVTAESPGAVWLDMVSLMPEDTFKGRPNGLRKDLAQMLADLKPSFLRFPGGCFVEGDRMRNALRWRDTLGDIAERPSRWCVWGYTTTQGLGLHEYLQMSEDLGAEPILVVNCGMACQYRNGDVAPMEQLDEWIEDALAAIEYAIGPPSSKWGALRARNGHPKPFPLRFVEVGNENWGPAYEERYARFYDAIKARFPQIQIIATAPVRSRPMDVLDEHFYSSADWFISQANRYDRYDRKGPKIFVGEYAVTRDCGTGNLRAAIGEAAFMTGIERNGDIVVMAAYAPLFVNVNARQWNPDLIGFDSSRVYGTPSYYVQKLFSHYRGTHVLPLKMDAPAMAVPESRGAIGVGTWQTQAEYRDVTVTHNGQTLFAADFTQGATGWRVVRGDWQVVDGAYRQNGLATDCRVVAGDPYWRDYTLSLRARKLGGAEGFLIMFRVRDDDNWYWWNIGGWGNSKHAVEQCIAGGKSIVSSEVPGSIETGRWYDIRIEVQGTRIRCYLDGKLIHDFEEKPLPVLYTVASRNHRTREVILKVVNVSDRAVESEIRLQGVPSLQPAGKVIQLTSDSLDDENSLDNPTRVAPVESTLRGVAPQFRYTFPKHSLTVIVLKEK
- a CDS encoding DUF554 domain-containing protein, which translates into the protein MIGTFINTATVVIGTGVGLTARRFLKPRLRETTMQIIGLMTLMIGVQMSLSEKNPLLPLASLLIGAMIGEALDIEGRLDALGNSLQRRFSNEGGSTFSQAFVSTSILFCVGPMTIMGCIQDGLRGDYSLLLVKSLLDGVSAAFFTAALGWGVLFSAGTVLVVQGALTLGAGWVGSVLTEPMKNTMVSTGGLMMLGLGIRLLNLRQIPVANFLPALVVAPLLVWLVSLWR
- a CDS encoding long-chain fatty acid--CoA ligase, whose protein sequence is MNLFEMLLQTTQRNPEQTALIFRDKPISYGQLLGAVSGVAKGFKELGVEKGDRVAILLPNVPQFVMAYYACQALGAIAVPANPLLKPDELRYIYNDAGVKLAVTIPLLADVLRAVKPQVASLQHLLMAGGEAPDFLPFDALWQQQAPVPTPPEFNPREHPAVFLYTSGTTGFPKGCMLSHRNLIANCESCVPVLEMSPQDNFLTVLPLFHAFAGTVCMHLSIYVGCSSTLLERFSPDGALEAIEKHRCTIFPAVPTMFAAILHFPLPREYDLSSLRVCVSGGAPMPVAVMEAFEKRFNVVILEGDGPTECSPVTAVNPLKGVRKPGSIGLPIPGVEMKIFDDNDIEVPVGELGEIVVRGENVMLGYYNQPEATAEAMRSGWYHTGDIGKVDEDGYFYIVDRKKDMIIVGGLNVYPREVEEVLHTHPAVAEAAVVGEYDELRGEEPVAYVVLKPGAEATEREIIRYCRERLANFKVPRRVIFRESLPKSATGKILKRLLRKELEQEQGASAG